The Rhododendron vialii isolate Sample 1 chromosome 1a, ASM3025357v1 region aaaaaaacaccattAGCGACACCCTTTAACACTtttaggtgacaaaaaattagttttgacacgaaatatACTCAATGGTGACAAACAATTTTACTTGTCACCAAAAATCTTTGGGTGACCAGGGTAAATAATGAGgagatttggtgacaaaatatttgtcATTGAAGACAAGTTTCGATGACAAGTATAAAGTTGTCACCGAAAGATCCGAATGAGgagatttggtgacaaaatatttgtcACTGAAGACAAATTTCGGTGACAAGAATTAAGTTGTCACCGAAAGATCCCAATTTTCGCGCTCCCGAGCTCCAGCTCATTTAGGCGGGCTGTCAAAAAgtgaaatgaaattttttagaagaaaaacGACATCATTTTGCTATAACCAAAACCCAGCCCTaactttcctcttctttttcctctctccaGTCTCCACTTTACTCTTCGGCTCTGCCTCTAGATCTCCACTCCCCCAGCCATTCCCGCAGTCCCGCTGAAGACTTCCATCAGCCCACAAATCGGCGGCCGTCGCTCCGATCTGCCCAGGTCTTTTTCTGTCCCTCTCAGTATCTCACCCTgtcattctctctctcgatcacAAAACGCTTATGTATATGTTTGTTCACGcactctcgatctctctcttgACTTCATCTAGCtaaacattatttttttattctatcTTCACTGAAAAGGCAGCACACTTCATCTCTGCCCTCTTCCTCGCCGGCCGGAACTCGCCAGCACCACCACTACACTTTGTGATTTTTGGTATTCCTCCACTCTCCAATCTTCCGATTTcatggattttttgttttgcatgtgAGTTTTTAATTCGATTTTGTAGATTTAAAGTTTGAATCGGAAGCTAAGGTATCCTCACGATAGTCAAAATCAAAtgtatctattttatttgagaTGTTCAATCTTGAAAGGGTTGAAGCTGCTAATTGTATACGATCAAGAAATAATGATAATTGCTCAAGATTCATATTACTTCTGCTCCCAGATTAATCTGATTCCATCTTTGGTTGAACGGCTGCTTGATTGGTTGAGGGCTTCATATGAGCCGCATTCTAATGAATCTACTTTAATTATTTGCCCTTATTCTAAATGCAACTGAAATTTAATTGAAACTCCAGGTGAAAAGTTTCTATCTTTATTTGAAGTTGAAACTgccttcaaattttgaaatagtAATTACTTTGCGTTATCTAACACTCTAATAGGGGAACCCCCAAAATTTTCAGTTTCTAGCTCTTAGCATGCAAAACTTTATCCTGAAggtttatttgtttgaacccCCAAAATTTTCAGTTTCTAGCTCTTAGCATGCAAAACTTTATCCTGAAggtttatttgtttgaacccccaaaattttcaatgtcCAGCTAAATATGCAAAACTATCCGGAAGGTTTATTTGTGTTGATGTCACCACTTATCCTGAAAGGCTAAGTTATTTGGACGGGTCCAAACAATACATTGTAAGGTCTCCAAtaccctccctcacgtgcaagATGTTGCACATGGAGATGGCTAATATCCGATGCGCTGGGAGAAGCAGAGTGCCCAAGAGCCAAGACTAACATATGCAAGTACGGAAAGGGGAATATAAGCAAATGTATAGAATTGAAAATAAGATTTCCCCAACCAGAGCTGTGATAGCAATGTTTGATCACCGATTGTTCCAAATCTGTGTGTTTCATCAAGTGTATCCAAATTAAGGTCACCGGGTGTTATATGTCTTTGCCATTTGATTAAAATCAgatgtttcttttttggtactttATTTCTGCAATCAACAAAGTATGCTCTGTGATTCTTCAACAGTATATTATTTGATCATCTCTTGACTAGAGTATGGCTACTTACTTGTTTTTTAACTTGTTTTATGTCTGCTTGGATTTATCaggtgttttggtttttttaattgaaatgtTTCTGTGGAAGATTGGAATCGCCAAGCTTTAAACTTTTGGGCATCATCTTTTTCAGATCCATTGGAATACTGTTCACAGGTGTGTACCTTCATCCTTTGCATGACCTGCTACTCTAGAAATTTCTACAGAgtatttcttctttttgcttCACATATTCTCTTCAAAGGACACTGGCTACGATAATCTTGTACTACTTTTGTTGCAAGTCAATTTTGATGGTAATAGTTGGTCAATGAAAGCTTTCTTgcatttccttattttttattttgggaatCCTAAACCGATAGGATGTAGTGGGCTCCCGTCCATTGATGTAGGACAGAGTTGGAATAGGACTAAGTATAATCAAGCACAAGAGAAAGGGGTTGTTTTTGGGGCTGTGAACAGTAATACATGAATAGTAATTTGTAAAAGAATAAGAAGAGAAAGGGTTAGAGAATGATAGGTCTAGGCATCATACCTAGAAAATCcaaggcatcacacctaggggctctttagcatcacaccaaagaaATGATAGCATGACACAATCAAAGAGCTTGAAAGCTACTCAAATTTTATTCATTCAATCATTCATGATTTTGCAGTTTTTTTAACTTGTATACTGCTGGTTCTGTGTGCTATGTCTGCAttactgttttctgtttttgcaATATTTTGTAACTTGTATACTgctggttctaaaatttatatgACTGCTATTGAGCTGCTTTGAATACTCTGCTGCTTTGGATGTGTCTGCTGCTGCTTTCGATGCTCTTCTGTTTTCTGTATTGCTGAGCAAACAACTATTTTATGATGTGTAACAGTCAGTCACTTTAAAGTCATTGTATTCACCTATCCTTGGAGGGTTGTCCCTTGGAGTGTTTAGGCCTTTTCTAGGGGGCATGTCCTTAGTTCTTACTGCTCTTTGCTGTGTGGCTGCTATGGTTGTTGCTGCTACATTACTGATGCAATCTGCTGCAATTTGTTGTTCTGCTGTTCTGTATTTTATGTTTTGGTAGTTGCGATCTGCCATTTGCTATAGCCTCTAATCAAAGTAGATTGGTAGCTTTGTGGTGCTAGTCCCTCTCGGTAACTGAGTTCTTTTGAGTGAAGTACCATGTGTTTGCTACCATGACCCAATCAGTCCATTTTCCTTTTAGCCCTTGGCTTAGATCAATGTAGGAAAGTAGCCTCACAAGTAGGGAAGGAAACCAACGAGTGAGTATTAGAGAACACCCTATTAATCCTACTCTTAATATCACCTGAGCCTCCTTGCTTGTTAGACCATGTAAACCAAAAACCTTTAGCAGGTAGGTCATCATGGAGAATATCAGATAAACATTGGCTTAGCAACAACTTGTTTATTACATTGACTCTTTTTAGTGAAATTATTCTTCTTTGTTTGACATCAAAGCTTCTTTCCGTTCTCCTCTTACGCTCACGTGCTATGATCTTTGATAATAAATGTTTCATTTTAATTCAAGGCACCTAATTGTTTCAGCATGTGAAGTGTAATTCCTGCACCTAATTGTTTCATTTTATCATCTTTAGGATTGATTTCAATgctttgaaaatcaaa contains the following coding sequences:
- the LOC131329336 gene encoding uncharacterized protein LOC131329336; this translates as MRRFGDKIFSPLYSSALPLDLHSPSHSRSPAEDFHQPTNRRPSLRSAQAAHFISALFLAGRNSPAPPLHFVIFDWNRQALNFWASSFSDPLEYCSQVCTFILCMTCYSRNFYRVFLLFASHILFKGHWLR